The following are encoded together in the Oncorhynchus kisutch isolate 150728-3 linkage group LG8, Okis_V2, whole genome shotgun sequence genome:
- the LOC116374783 gene encoding amyloid-beta A4 precursor protein-binding family A member 1: protein MVPCYGALLRYPAVVPCCGTLLWCPSEVPSYGTLLRYPAMVPCYGTLLRYPAMVPCYGTLLRYPAMVPCYGTLLRYPAMVPCYGTLLLYPAEVPCYGTLLWYPAEVPCYGTLLRCPAEVPCYGTLLSSIPLPPPLAFPLQAQLIAQSIGQAFSVAYQEFLRANGINPEDLSQREYSDLLNTQDMYNDDLIHFSKSENCKDVYIEKQKGDILGVVIVESGWGSILPTVIIANMMHAGPSEKSGHLNIGDQIMSINGTSLVGLPLSTCQTIIKGLKNQSRIKLNIVRCPPVTTVLIRRPDLRYQLGFSVQNGIICSLMRGGIAERGGVRVGHRIIEINSQSVVATPHEKIVHILSNAVGEIHMKTMPAAMYRLLTAQEQPVYI from the exons ATGGTACCCTGCTATGGTGCCCTGCTGAGGTACCCTGCTGTGGTACCCTGCTGTGGTACCCTGCTTTGGTGCCCTAGTGAGGTACCCAGCTATGGTACCCTGCTGAGGTACCCTGCTATGGTACCCTGCTATGGTACCCTGCTGAGGTACCCTGCTATGGTACCCTGCTATGGTACCCTGCTGAGGTACCCTGCTATGGTACCCTGCTATGGTACCCTGCTGAGGTACCCTGCTATGGTACCCTGCTATGGTACCCTGCTATTGTACCCTGCTGAGGTACCCTGCTATGGTACCCTGCTATGGTACCCTGCTGAGGTGCCCTGCTATGGTACCCTGCTGAGGTGCCCTGCTGAGGTGCCCTGCTATGGTACCCTGCTGAG ctccatccctctccccccacctcttgCTTTCCCTCTCCAGGCCCAGCTGATAGCCCAGTCTATAGGCCAGGCCTTCAGTGTGGCGTACCAGGAGTTCTTGAGGGCCAATGGCATCAACCCAGAGGATCTGAGTCAGAGAGAATACAGTGATCTGCTCAACACTCAGGACATGTACAATGATGACCTCATACACTTCTCCAAGTCTGAGAACTGCAAAGAT GTTTACATTGAGAAGCAGAAGGGTGACATTCTGGGCGTGGTGATTGTGGAGAGTGGGTGGGGCTCCATCCTGCCCACAGTCATCATCGCCAACATGATGCATGCTGGTCCATCTGAGAAGTCTGGTCATCTGAACATCGGAGACCAGATCATGTCTATCAACGGGACCAGTCTGGTAGGACTACCCCTGTCTACCTGCCAGACTATCATTaag gGTCTGAAGAACCAGTCTCGTATCAAGCTGAACATCGTAAGGTGTCCCCCCGTAACCACGGTGCTCATCAGACGACCTGACCTCAGATACCAGCTGGGCTTCAGCGTACAGAATGGCATT ATCTGCAGCCTTATGCGAGGGGGCATCGCTGAGAGGGGAGGAGTCAGGGTTGGCCACCGCATCATCGAGATCAACAGCCAGAGCGTAGTGGCCACACCCCACGAGAAGATTGTCCACATCCTGTCCAACGCCGTGGGAGAG ATCCACATGAAGACGATGCCAGCTGCCATGTACCGCTTGCTAACTGCCCAGGAGCAACCCGTTTACATCTAG